Proteins encoded within one genomic window of Bradyrhizobium sp. CB1717:
- a CDS encoding glutathione peroxidase, translated as MSAIYDFKANSLAGEEVPMRRFEGQVLLIVNTASKCGFTPQYRGLEDLYRDLSPRGFAVLGFPCNQFGAQEPGQASEIQEFCSTHYDVTFPLFEKIDVNGANAHPLYEYLKRQQSGLLGASIKWNFTKFLVDRAGKVIARYAPTARPEGLRNQIETLL; from the coding sequence ATGTCGGCGATTTACGACTTCAAGGCCAACTCGCTTGCCGGCGAGGAGGTGCCCATGCGCCGGTTCGAGGGACAGGTGCTGCTGATCGTCAACACCGCGAGCAAATGCGGTTTCACGCCGCAATATCGCGGCCTCGAGGATCTCTATCGCGATCTGTCGCCGCGCGGCTTTGCGGTGCTCGGCTTTCCCTGCAACCAGTTCGGTGCGCAGGAGCCGGGACAGGCGAGCGAGATCCAGGAATTCTGCTCGACCCATTACGACGTCACCTTTCCGCTGTTCGAGAAGATCGACGTCAACGGCGCCAATGCGCATCCCCTGTATGAGTACCTGAAACGTCAGCAATCCGGCCTGCTGGGGGCCTCCATCAAATGGAATTTCACCAAATTCCTGGTGGACCGTGCCGGCAAGGTGATCGCGCGCTACGCGCCGACGGCCCGGCCCGAAGGGCTGCGGAATCAAATCGAAACACTGTTGTGA
- a CDS encoding DUF3297 family protein, translated as MSDEFPDRLSVDPNSPYYNADILARDVGIRFKGIEKTNVEEYCISEGWVRVTAGNAKDRYGNPLTIKVHGPVEPYFRDKK; from the coding sequence ATGAGCGACGAATTTCCCGACCGCCTGTCGGTCGACCCGAACAGCCCGTACTACAACGCGGACATCCTGGCGCGCGACGTCGGCATCCGCTTCAAGGGCATCGAGAAGACCAATGTCGAGGAGTATTGCATCAGCGAAGGCTGGGTCCGCGTCACCGCCGGCAACGCCAAGGACCGCTACGGCAACCCGCTGACCATCAAGGTGCATGGTCCGGTCGAGCCGTATTTCAGGGATAAGAAGTGA